ATCTGGTGGATTGCGTCATTAATCCGGGTAAGTCACAaatcaaggcaaaggccttCGGCTTGGTACGCCTCATCTCTAACCTTGGTGGCTTCAAGACGATATCCGGTCGAGTTATTCACAAGTAATCATCGAcaacgagctcaaggagacAGTCTTGCATCTGGTATCCTCAGCATATCTTGCGCCCTCGACGCCTTCCACCTCGCTCCTCAGTCAGGCTCGTATCAAGGGCATACTCCTCTACGGGCCTCCAGGAACGGGAAAGACGCATCTAACGCGATCAATCGCCAAAGAGTCTGGAGCATCCATGCTTTGCGTTGACGGCGCCACCTTACTGTCCAAATACGTCGGCGAGATTGAAAAGAACATCAAGGCAGCAttcaccttggcctcgaaaCTGTATCCTTGTGTCCTCTTCATTGACGAAGTGGACTCTCTATTCTACGATCGTGGAATGGCCAGAAGAACTTGGGAGCGTGGCACAGTGACGCAATTTCTCTCACAGATGGATGGGCTAGCACAGAACGACAAAGCGCCGTGTGTTATTGTTGCTACGAATCGCCCTGATACACTAGACAAGGCTTTCTTGCGTCGACTACCACAGAAGATCCCGATCGGTCTTCCTGATACGAAATCGCGCTCCAAGATACTCGGGGTGCTTCTCGAAGGCGAAGAGCTGGAGCCTTTGGTCGAGATTGACTCTTTGGCTCGGGAGACAGAGGGGTACTCGGGATCTGACTTGCGCAGTCTGTGTGCAGAGGCGGCACTCGTCTGGGCTATTGAGAACAGTAAGAAAAGAGATAAGAATGGCTCATCTGATGAACCGGACAAGATGCGTCTTGGGCTCACGCACTTTGCCAAGGCCCTTCAGAGGATCCAGCCGAGCGTTTCGAAGAAGGACCTGTTGGAGCTTGAGTCCTTTACAAAGAGATTCAATCCACAAGCAGTTCGATAAGGTCGTTTTGGCGCGTTCACATTTTCTAGATTGAGCAGTTGTCGAATAGAGAAGGCTGTTTTCTTCAAACGTAGCTGGAATTTCCTTCCCATCCATGAGCTAGGTGGTTTTTTGGCGCCTCAATCTTCCCCGACCAGTTCCATCCCATCGAAAAGATCGATCCAGTCCTCCAGCCTTTCTTTGACAAAAGCCTCCAGATCCCAAGGCTCCGTCGAGACATCGGCCATATTCCCATCCCAGACATACATATCCCCGTCGACTGTTCTcccatcctccagctccacAGTCACGGCCGTGACCTTGTAGGTCTCACCCTCAAAGTCGTCCAGCTTCTTGCGTTGGGATGTCGTTTCCAGTATCAGCAGATATCCGTCCACCGTTGAGCTTTCATCGGTGCGCTTGACAACAGCTGGGTAGTCGCGATTCTTGACTGCGTATCGTGCGTAGCCGTAGACCTTGGCGGGGCGAGCAAGACGGGCCACGGTACTGGTATTGGATGCATCGCCAGTCAGGGCCCAGGCCAAGAGAGGAAGGGCTCTCAAGGTTCCGTAAACGAAGAGCggtcttgatgttggctgATTGTTCATTTTTGCTGGTAATGAAAATGATGCTTGCTTGTCTGTAGTTTGTGGCTGATTGATGCTGCTCTTCAGAAATTCTCCCAGTGTAAAAACTCGGCAGAGCAATGACGGTGATTCAGAGAAAGACAGCCGCGaagttgttgttgcttgTTGCGGTGAAAAGTAAACAAACGAGGATGAATCACTTCAGGCAGGA
This window of the Fusarium keratoplasticum isolate Fu6.1 chromosome 3, whole genome shotgun sequence genome carries:
- a CDS encoding putative gamma-glutamylcyclotransferase — encoded protein: MNNQPTSRPLFVYGTLRALPLLAWALTGDASNTSTVARLARPAKVYGYARYAVKNRDYPAVVKRTDESSTVDGYLLILETTSQRKKLDDFEGETYKVTAVTVELEDGRTVDGDMYVWDGNMADVSTEPWDLEAFVKERLEDWIDLFDGMELVGED